GCCGCGGCGCTGGCCCGCTCGAAGGAGCTGGCCGCGGGGGCATGATCACCCGCTGGCGCGGAGGAGGTGCTACGCCGACAGCGTGGCGAACTTCTCGATGTCCTGGCTGTTGCCCGACACGATGATCAGGTCGTGGCTCGACACCACGGTCTCCGGAGTCGCGTAGGTGAACTCCTTGCCCGGGGACTTCACGCCGACGACGCTGATGCCGTACTTCTTGCGCACCTGAGACTCGGCCAGCGTCATCCCGCGCACGTTCTTCGGCGGGTACATCTTCACGAGGGCGAACTCGTCGTCGAACTCGATGAAGTCGAGCATCCGGCCGGAGACCAGGTGCGCCACGCGCTCGCCGGCTTCCGCCTCGGGGTAGATGACATGATTCGCGCCGATGCGGGCGAGGATCTTGCCGTGGGATTGGCTGATCGCCTTGGCCCAGATCTGCGGGATCTTGAGGTCGACCAGGTTCGCGGTGATCAGCACGCTGGCCTCGATCGCGGAGGCCGTGGCGACCACGGCCACCGCGAAGTCCTGAGCGCCGATCTGCCGCAGCGCGTCGATGTTGCGCGCATCCGCCTGCACCGCGTGGGTCACCCGCTCGGACCATTTCTGCACCAGGTTGGCATCGGCGTCCACGGCCAACACCTCGCGTCCCAGCCGGTCCAGCTGACCTGCGGTCGCTGCACCGAAACGCCCCAGTCCGATCACCAGGACGGGCGCATCATGCGGGATTCTCTCAACCAACGATCGGCCTTTCTTCAGCCCTCCGGAACAGCTGCCGGCGCTGGCTCGCAGCGAGCGCGGCGGCCAACGTCACTGTACCAACGCGACCGGCCCACATGGTGGCGGCCAGGATGTACTTGCCCGCATCCGGAAGCTCGGCGGTGAGCCCGGTCGACAGGCCCACGGTGGCGAACGCCGAGATCACGTCGAACAGCACGAAGTCGAGTGGCTGCTTGGTCAGTTGCAGGATGGCGATGGACGCGGTGGCCACGATCGTGGCGCCCCACAGCACCACGCTCACCGACAGGCGCAGCACGTCGGTGGGAATCCGGCGGTCGAAGATCTGCATGTCCGAGTCGCCGCGGGCCTCGGCCAGGGCGGCGAGGAACAGCACGGCCAGGGTGGTGACCTTGATGCCGCCCGCGGTCGACGCCGAGCCGCCGCCGACGAACATCAGCATGTCCATCACCAGCAGGGTCGACCCGTTCATCTCACTGATGTTGATCGTCGAGAAGCCGCCGGAGCGGGTCATGATCGAGAGGAAGGTGGCCGTCATCGGGCCGGCCGCGGGATCCAGCGCCCCGAGCGTCGCCGCGTTGCTGACCTCGAGCACGTAGATGGCGATCGCGCCGAGCACGATCAGGATGAGCGTGGTGGTGAGCGTCAGCTTCACATGCAGCGACCAACGCTTCGGGGTGCGCCAGCCGCGGGCCAGGGCGAAGATCACCGGAAAGCCGATGCTGCCGAGGAACACGCCGATCGCGAGCGACGACAGCATCCACGGGTCGGTGGCGAACGGCGCGAGCCCTTCCGGCGTGGGCGTGAATCCGGTGTTGGTGAACGCGGACGCCGACCAGTAGAACGACTGCCAGACCGCGGACCAGAGGTCGGCCCCCTCGACCAGCAGCCGGGGCGCGATCAGCAGCGCCACGGCGCCCTCGATGATCAGCGAGCTGATCGCCACGGTGGCGAGCAGGCCGCCGATCTCACCGAGCCGTACCGCCTGCGCCTCGACGACCGGGCCATGGTGCAGCCGCAGCGGGTTGCTGTCGCTGGCCGCCATCAGCTTCTGGCGAAGACCCAGCCGGCGCGACACCACCAGCCCCATGATGCTCGCCAGGGTGAGCACACCGATGCCGCCGATCTGCAAGCCGAGCAGGATCACCACGGTGCCGAACGTCGACCAGTGCGTGGCCATGTCCACCACGGACAAGCCGGTGACGCAGATGGTGGACATCGCGGTGAAGAAGGCGTCGGCGAGCGGCGTGACCTGACGGTCGCGCGCCGAGATCGGCAGCGACAGCAGCAGCGTCCAAATCAGGATCAGCGAGCTGAAGACAAGGATCGCGAACCGGGCCGACGACGTGGAGGCGAGGAAGTCGATGAAGTCACGGATACGGCGAAGCGGCGTTCTGCGCACTTCATGGGCGAGACCGCGACTCGTGGTATTCGCGGGCATTCGTAACCCCCAACTGTCGGTGACAGCTTGTCATCGTACTCTCCGTGCGCGGCTTGGATACTCTGTGAGGATGGCTGACATTTTTGACGTGGTCGCCGACGCGACCCGCCGCGACCTCCTCCACGCCCTCCTCGAGCGCTACAGCTCGATCGACTCGGCGACCGGGGAGATCAGCGTCGGGGAGCTCGTGGACCGCCTCGGGGTGAGCCAGCCCACCGTCTCGAAGCACCTGAAGGTGCTGCGCGAGCACGGCATGGTGACCGTGCGCGAAGAGGGTCAGCACCGTTACTACCGGCTCGAGGCCTCTCCGCTCGAGGAGCTCGAAGACTGGCTGATCCCGTTCCTGTCTGCCGACTTCGACGCGCAGGAGACGGCCGCGTACGCCGCCTGGGCCGGCACCGAGGTGGGCAGCAACCTCGGCCGCGCCACCGCAGAACGGCTGCACCAGGCGCGCACCACCATCCACGGCGCCCAGGAGCAGGTGACCAAGCGCCTGCCGTGGCGGAAAAAGAAATAAGAGTCTGGACGTCAGTCACTCCAGCCCCTAATGTTCTGATCAAGCACTCCAGTCACACCCGTCACGAGTGCTTTCGAGCAAGGGACCCGAGCAATGCCGCGTGATCTGTCACAGATGCGTTTTCTCACGGTCGCCGAGGTCGCCAGTATGATGCGAGTGTCGAACATGACGGTGTACCGGCTGGTGCACTCCGGCGAGTTGCCGGCCATCCGGTTCGGACGCTCGTTTCGGATCCCCGAATCGGCGGTCGAGCAGGTGATCCACAAGCCGATGTCTGACATCGGCTAACGGAGCGAATTTCGCTTCACAGAAACCGAGGTAGACTACCCCGGTACGTTTTTCCGCGGTTCTGAACGGACCCGGTGCTCTGTTCAGAAATCAGTGAGGTCCTTATGGGTTCCGTAATCAAGAAGCGTCGCAAGCGCATGGCGAAGAAGAAGCACCGCAAGCTGCTTCGTAAGACACGCCACCAGCGTCGCAACAAGAAGTAGTCTTCGACGAAGGCGCTAACCCCTCGGGGTTAGCGCCTTTTCTTTGCCCTGCCGCCGGCCTTGACCGCGCGCGCGTCTCGACGCACCCGTCGCCGTGCGTCACGGATGCTCGCCGGATTCAGTCGCAGCACCGGCCAGTTGCGGGCCGTCGCGTAGCTGGCGAGGCTCGAGTCCGGGTTCACCACCACCCGGTTGCCGACCAGGTTCAGCAGCGGGATGTCGTTGCGGGAGTCGCTGTACGCCCAGCAGTCGAGCAGCCGAGCCCGCTTGCTGAGCGCCAACTGCTCGGCGACTACGGCCTTGCGTTCACCGTGCATCACCGGGCCGTCGAGCTTGCCGGTGAACACCCCGTTCACGGCCTCGATCCGGGTGCCGAGCGCGCCGGTCAGGCCGAGCTTCTGCGCGATCACCCGCGCCACAACCTCCGGCGATGCGGTGATCAGCCACACCTCGTGCCCCTTGTCCAGGTGCTCGCGGGCGAGGGCCACGGTCTCCGGCCACAGCCGGTGCGACAGGTCGCGGCGGTAGATCTCCTCCGCCAGGTCTTGCAGGCCCTCTTCGGTGTGCCCGCCGATGAGCTCCAGGGCGCGGTCACGGATGCTGGACAGGTGCCGCTTGTTCTCGCCGACGGCAACGAAGCGGGCCTGATGCCAGCCGAACCTGAGCAGGTCGCGAAAGGTCAGATACCCGCGGCTGAACGCCCGACGGCCGAGGTGATAAATACTGGCGCCGCGCATCAGCGTGTTGTCCACGTCGAAGAAGGCGATGATGGGGCTATCGCTCGCGGCTGTGGAGTCAGACATCCCAACCATCGTAATGCGGCACCTAGGCTGGACGGGTGTCCACCACTCTCACCCTGATCGGCAAGCCGGGCTGCCACCTCTGCGACGACGCCCGCGGCATCGTGCACACGGTGCTCACCGAGTTCTCCGACGTGCGCTACGAGGAGCGGTCGATCCTCGACGATCCCGAGCTGAACGCCGCGTACGCCGAGGAGATCCCGGTGGTGCTGATCAACGACAAGGTGCACAACATCTGGCGGGTCAACCCCGACCGCCTTCGCACAGCACTGGAGGAAGCATCCGCATGATCCGTCACATCGTCAGCTGGAAATTGAACACCGAGGGTGAGGCGCGGCGTGAGGCGGCGACCCAGATCGCCGACAGCCTTCGTGCTCTCGTCGGCGAGGTGCCGCAGATCAGGTCGCTGAGCATCGGACCGGATGCCGTGGGCAACGGCAACTGGGACCTCGCGCTGGTCGCCGACTTCGACACCATTGACGACCTGACCGGATACATCGAGCACCCCGCGCACCAGGCGCTGCTGCCGTTCATCCGCTCGCACATCGCCGAGCGCAGCTGCGTCGACTTCGAGTTCTAGCGCCACGCGTTTCAGCCAGTTTGTCGCGAATGAGCCAGTTCGCAGTGGCTCAAGCGCGACAAACTCGCTCAATCCCGAGCCTCGCCCCGAGTGGTGCGCCGCAGGCTAGGGCAGCAGGCGGTTCGGGCCGCGGAACAGGTAGGTCACCTCGCGGATCGACGGCAGACCCAGCATCAGCATGATCACGCGGGCGAGGCCCATGCCGAAGCCACCGTGCGGCGGCACGCCGTAGCGGAAGAAGTCCAGGTAGAAGTCGAGTTCCTCGGGATCGAGGCCCTTCTCCTTGGCCTGCGCGATCAGCACGTCGATGCGGTGCTCGCGCTGCGCTCCGGTGGAGATCTCGGTGCCGTTGTAGACCAGGTCGTAGCTGTTGGTCAGCGTCGAGTCGCCCTCGTGGCGCATGTGGTAGAACGGCCGGATGCTCGACGCGTAGTCGGTGAGGAACACGAAGTCGTGCCCGAACTCCTCCTTGACGTACGCGGAGATGCGGCGCTCGCCCTCCGGGTCCATGTCGTCATCGTGGCGGGGAACCTCGTAGCCGCGCTCGGCGACGATCCGCTTCGCCTCGGCGAGCGGGATGCGCGGGAACGGCGTGGCCGGCACCTCGAGCGCGATGCCGAACAGCGCCTCGATCTCGTCGCCGTGCTTCGCCTTGACCGCGGTGACGCCGGCGACCATCAGGTCTTCGTGCAGCTGCATCACGTCTTCGTGGCTCTCGACCCAGCTGATCTCGCTGTCGATCGAGGTGAACTCCGTGGAGTGCCGCGAGGTGAACGACGGGTCGGCGCGGAACGCCGGGCCGATCTCGAACACTTTGCCGAACCCGGCCGGCTGCGCCATCTGCTTGAAGAACTGCGGGCTCTGCGCGAGGTAGGCGGTGGTGTCGAAGTAGCCGACCTCGAACAGTTCGGCGCGCGACTCCGACGCCGAGGCCATCAGCTTCGGGGTGTGGATCTCGATGAAGTCGTTGTCGATCCAGTAGGTGCGCAGCGCGTGCTCGAACGTGGTCTGGATCCGGAAGATCAGGTTCTGCTTCGGGTGACGCAGGTCGAGGAAGCGCCAGTCCATCCGCTTGTCGACGCTGGAGTCGTCGGCGATCGGCGTCTCGGGGATGGCGAGGCTGGCGACATCCAGTGTCCCGATCTTGACCTCGATGCCGCCGAGCTTGACCCGCTCGTCATGCTTCAGCTCGCCGGTGACGGTGAGAAAGCTGCCGACGCTGAGGCCGGAGATCGTCTCGGTGATGTCCAGGCGGGCTTCGGATGTCGCGTCTTCCGGGTTAACCTCGCGGACGGCCGGGTTCACCAGCTGCAGCGCACCGGACTCGTCGCGCAGCACGACGAACTGCACCTTCTTCTGATCGCGCACGGTCTCGACCCAGCCGGACACGGTGACCGGTCCATCGGGAAGGGCGGCCAGGTTCTTGATGAGGGTGCGTTCAGTCACGGCATCCGAGTCTACCGGCCTGCGCCGGACGGTCGGCGGCGTGCCCGACTCGTTGCCGAACATAGACTGGAACCCGTGGTAGCGCGGCAGATTCACCTGGTTCGTCACGGCGAGGTCTTCAATCCCGACGGCATCCTTTACGGACGCATCCCGGGGTTTCACCTGTCCGAGCTCGGTCACAAGATGGCAGCAAGCGCGGCCGACGCGCTCAGCGACCGGCCGATCAGCCGGCTGTACGCCAGCCCGCTGCAGCGCGCCCAGGAGTCGGCGGCGCCGTGGTCGGAGAAGTTCGGGCTGCCGATCCACACCGACGACCGGCTGATCGAGCCGACCAACAAGTTCGAGGGCAAGCGGTTCGAGTTCGGCCCGCAGGTGCTCACCAACCCGCAGTCCTGGCCGTGGATCACCAACCCGTTCCGGCCCAGCTGGGGTGAGGCGTTCGTGTCGATCGCCGCGCGCATGCTCGCCGTGATCGAGGAATCCTGGACTGAGACGGATGACGACAGCGAGGTGGTGCTGGTCAGCCACCAGCTGCCGATCTGGATGGTGCACCGCGCGCTGACCGGCGCGAAGCTGTACCACGACCCCCGGCGTCGGCGCTGCAACCTGTCGAGCATTACCACCCTCGAGCGCGACGGCGACCGCTTCGTCGAGGTCAACTATCAGGATCCTGCACGAGACTTGCTCGCAGCATCCGTCGATTTTGGAGCCGTGTGAGACACCGACTTCTCCTGCCCGCTGCCGCGGTCGCTCTGGCGACCCTGCTCGCCGGATGCTCCGCCGATCCGCTCGCCGCGCAGTACGCCGACGGCACCACCGAGAACTACATCTCGGGCGACGGCACCGTCACCGAGATCCCCGAGGCGCAGCGCACCGAGGCGATCAGTTTCGAGGGCACTACGGATGCCGGTGAGCAGGTGACCAGCGGCGACTACGCCGACGAGGTGCTCGTGGTCAACTTCTGGTACGCCGAATGCCCGCCCTGCCGGGTTGAGGCGCCCGACCTGCAGGACGTGTACGAGGAGTTCAAGCCCGACGGCGTCGAGTTCCTCGGCGTCAACCTGTACAACGGCGCCCAGGGCTCGCTGGCCTTCGCCCGCACCTACGGCATCACCTACCCGTCGGTGATCGAGGCCGGATCGCCCACCCCGATGCTGCTCGCGTTCGCCGGCAAGGTCTCGCCGAAGGCAGTGCCTACCACCCTGGTGCTCGACCGGGAGGGTCGGATCGCCGCCCGTATCAACGGCCTGGTCGACCCGTCGGTGCTGAGCACCCTGATCAGCGACACCGTCGCCGAGGGCAGCTAGGTGGGCCCCACCGACATCGTCGCGAACGGCAGCCTGCTTCTCGCACTTCCCCTCGCGCTGCTCGCCGGGCTGATCGCGTTCCTGTCGCCGTGCGTGCTGCCGCTGGTGCCCGGCTACCTGGCCTATGTCACCGGGATCACCGACGTCCGCGACATCCGCCGCGGAAAAATGCTCACCGGCTCCGTGCTGTTCGTGCTCGGTTTCAGCGTGGTGTTCCTCGGTTTCTTCGTGCTGGTCGGCTCGGTCGGGGTGTTCTTCGCGGTGTACGAGGACATCATCCTGCGCATTGCCGGGGTCGTCGTCATCCTGCTCGGCCTGGTCTTCATCGGTCAGGTGACGTTCCTGCAGCGCACCTTTAAGCCCACCTGGCGGCCGGCAGCGGGCCTGGCCGGCGCTCCCGTGCTCGGTGCCGTGTTCGCGGTGGGCTGGTCGCCGTGCATGGGTCCGGTGCTCGCCGCCGTGTCGACGCTCGCGCTCGGCGAGAGCCCGGGCCGCGCCGCCCTGATCGGTGCCGTGTACTGCCTCGGTCTCGGCATCCCGTTCGTGCTGGTCGCGGCCGGCCTCGACTGGGTGAGCGGCTCGATGGCGTTCATCAAGCGGCACGTGCGCACCATCAACATCATCGGCGGCGCCCTGCTGATCGTGATGGGTGTGCTGATGGTGAGCGGCGCCTGGCGCGCCATGATGCTCGCACTGCAAGGGGTGATCGATGGAACCGTTACGCCCCTCTGACCACTTCGACGTCGCGGCCCCGCCGCAGGAACCCGCCGGGATCACCCAGCCGAAGCTCGGCTTCGTCGGCTACCTGCGGTTCTTCTGGCGGCAGCTGACCAGCATGCGCACCGCGCTGGTGCTGCTGCTGTTGCTCGCGGTCGGCGCGATCCCCGGATCGCTGGTGCCGCAGCGCACCTCCGACCCGAACGGTGTGGTGCAGTACGAGGCCGACCACCCGGACCTGTTCCCGGTGCTGGACTGGTTCCAGATGTTCGACGTGTACAGCTCGGTGTGGTTCTCGTCGATCTACCTGCTGCTGTTCATCTCGCTGATCGGCTGCGTCATCCCGCGCACCAAGCACCACTGGCAGGCGCTCAAAGCCCGGCCGCCGAAGACGCCCGCCCGGCTGCAGCGGCTGGCCGGCTACACCACCGCCGACACCCCGACCGATGCCGAGGCCGCCATCGAGAGCGCCCGCACGCTGCTGCGCAAGCAGGGTTACCGGGTGGAACGCTACGGACTGTCGGTGTCCGCTGAGCGCGGCTACCTGCGCGAGACCGGCAACCTGGTCTTCCACATGGCCCTGGTCGGCATGCTGTTCGCGGTCGGCATCATCAGCGGCTTCGGCTACAACGGCCAGAAGGTGATCGTGGAGGGGCAGTCGTTCAGCAACGTGCTCGCCGGCTTCGACTCGTTCAGCCCCGGCCGGTTCTTCAGCGAGTCCGAGCTGGTGCCGTACTCGATCAGCCTGGACTCGTTCACCGCCGAATACGGCATCGACCACACCACCGGCGCCGCCGTGCCGCTTGACTACGAGGCATCCGTCACCACCACCATCAAGGGGGAGCAGCCGCAGTCCGGCAGCGTCAAGGTGAACGAACCGCTCGGCATCGCCGGCAACACTGCATACCTGCTCGGCAATGGCTACGCCCCGATCATCACCGTGTACGACGGAGCCGGCGAGGTGGCGTTCTCCCAGGCGGTGCCGTTCCTGCCGCAAGACGCCAACCTCACCAGCGTCGGCGTGGTCAAGGTGCCGGACTCGCTGCCGGAGCAGCTCGGCCTGGTCGGCTTCTTCTATCCGTGGGCCGCCGACGGCCACGGTGGCGCGCTGGCGTCCGCGCATCCGGAACCCGGCAATCCGCTGCTCACCCTGAACGTATTCACCGGCGACCTCGGCCTGAACGACGGCATTCCGAAGTCGGTGTACGAACTGAACACCGACAACCTCACCCAGGTGGCCGGTGGAGAGACGGATGTCGCGGCCCTCGAGCTTGCCCCAGGCGAGAGCGCCGACCTGCCGGACGGGCTCGGCCGGGTGGAGTTCACCGAGCTCCGCCGCTTCG
This Salinibacterium sp. ZJ450 DNA region includes the following protein-coding sequences:
- a CDS encoding TrkA family potassium uptake protein, encoding MVERIPHDAPVLVIGLGRFGAATAGQLDRLGREVLAVDADANLVQKWSERVTHAVQADARNIDALRQIGAQDFAVAVVATASAIEASVLITANLVDLKIPQIWAKAISQSHGKILARIGANHVIYPEAEAGERVAHLVSGRMLDFIEFDDEFALVKMYPPKNVRGMTLAESQVRKKYGISVVGVKSPGKEFTYATPETVVSSHDLIIVSGNSQDIEKFATLSA
- a CDS encoding TrkH family potassium uptake protein, translating into MPANTTSRGLAHEVRRTPLRRIRDFIDFLASTSSARFAILVFSSLILIWTLLLSLPISARDRQVTPLADAFFTAMSTICVTGLSVVDMATHWSTFGTVVILLGLQIGGIGVLTLASIMGLVVSRRLGLRQKLMAASDSNPLRLHHGPVVEAQAVRLGEIGGLLATVAISSLIIEGAVALLIAPRLLVEGADLWSAVWQSFYWSASAFTNTGFTPTPEGLAPFATDPWMLSSLAIGVFLGSIGFPVIFALARGWRTPKRWSLHVKLTLTTTLILIVLGAIAIYVLEVSNAATLGALDPAAGPMTATFLSIMTRSGGFSTINISEMNGSTLLVMDMLMFVGGGSASTAGGIKVTTLAVLFLAALAEARGDSDMQIFDRRIPTDVLRLSVSVVLWGATIVATASIAILQLTKQPLDFVLFDVISAFATVGLSTGLTAELPDAGKYILAATMWAGRVGTVTLAAALAASQRRQLFRRAEERPIVG
- a CDS encoding helix-turn-helix transcriptional regulator, which codes for MADIFDVVADATRRDLLHALLERYSSIDSATGEISVGELVDRLGVSQPTVSKHLKVLREHGMVTVREEGQHRYYRLEASPLEELEDWLIPFLSADFDAQETAAYAAWAGTEVGSNLGRATAERLHQARTTIHGAQEQVTKRLPWRKKK
- a CDS encoding helix-turn-helix domain-containing protein, yielding MPRDLSQMRFLTVAEVASMMRVSNMTVYRLVHSGELPAIRFGRSFRIPESAVEQVIHKPMSDIG
- a CDS encoding 30S ribosomal protein bS22, with the protein product MGSVIKKRRKRMAKKKHRKLLRKTRHQRRNKK
- a CDS encoding HAD family phosphatase — protein: MSDSTAASDSPIIAFFDVDNTLMRGASIYHLGRRAFSRGYLTFRDLLRFGWHQARFVAVGENKRHLSSIRDRALELIGGHTEEGLQDLAEEIYRRDLSHRLWPETVALAREHLDKGHEVWLITASPEVVARVIAQKLGLTGALGTRIEAVNGVFTGKLDGPVMHGERKAVVAEQLALSKRARLLDCWAYSDSRNDIPLLNLVGNRVVVNPDSSLASYATARNWPVLRLNPASIRDARRRVRRDARAVKAGGRAKKRR
- a CDS encoding glutaredoxin family protein codes for the protein MSTTLTLIGKPGCHLCDDARGIVHTVLTEFSDVRYEERSILDDPELNAAYAEEIPVVLINDKVHNIWRVNPDRLRTALEEASA
- a CDS encoding Dabb family protein translates to MIRHIVSWKLNTEGEARREAATQIADSLRALVGEVPQIRSLSIGPDAVGNGNWDLALVADFDTIDDLTGYIEHPAHQALLPFIRSHIAERSCVDFEF
- the aspS gene encoding aspartate--tRNA(Asn) ligase, coding for MTERTLIKNLAALPDGPVTVSGWVETVRDQKKVQFVVLRDESGALQLVNPAVREVNPEDATSEARLDITETISGLSVGSFLTVTGELKHDERVKLGGIEVKIGTLDVASLAIPETPIADDSSVDKRMDWRFLDLRHPKQNLIFRIQTTFEHALRTYWIDNDFIEIHTPKLMASASESRAELFEVGYFDTTAYLAQSPQFFKQMAQPAGFGKVFEIGPAFRADPSFTSRHSTEFTSIDSEISWVESHEDVMQLHEDLMVAGVTAVKAKHGDEIEALFGIALEVPATPFPRIPLAEAKRIVAERGYEVPRHDDDMDPEGERRISAYVKEEFGHDFVFLTDYASSIRPFYHMRHEGDSTLTNSYDLVYNGTEISTGAQREHRIDVLIAQAKEKGLDPEELDFYLDFFRYGVPPHGGFGMGLARVIMLMLGLPSIREVTYLFRGPNRLLP
- a CDS encoding histidine phosphatase family protein; this translates as MVARQIHLVRHGEVFNPDGILYGRIPGFHLSELGHKMAASAADALSDRPISRLYASPLQRAQESAAPWSEKFGLPIHTDDRLIEPTNKFEGKRFEFGPQVLTNPQSWPWITNPFRPSWGEAFVSIAARMLAVIEESWTETDDDSEVVLVSHQLPIWMVHRALTGAKLYHDPRRRRCNLSSITTLERDGDRFVEVNYQDPARDLLAASVDFGAV
- a CDS encoding TlpA disulfide reductase family protein, which produces MRHRLLLPAAAVALATLLAGCSADPLAAQYADGTTENYISGDGTVTEIPEAQRTEAISFEGTTDAGEQVTSGDYADEVLVVNFWYAECPPCRVEAPDLQDVYEEFKPDGVEFLGVNLYNGAQGSLAFARTYGITYPSVIEAGSPTPMLLAFAGKVSPKAVPTTLVLDREGRIAARINGLVDPSVLSTLISDTVAEGS
- a CDS encoding cytochrome c biogenesis CcdA family protein, translating into MGPTDIVANGSLLLALPLALLAGLIAFLSPCVLPLVPGYLAYVTGITDVRDIRRGKMLTGSVLFVLGFSVVFLGFFVLVGSVGVFFAVYEDIILRIAGVVVILLGLVFIGQVTFLQRTFKPTWRPAAGLAGAPVLGAVFAVGWSPCMGPVLAAVSTLALGESPGRAALIGAVYCLGLGIPFVLVAAGLDWVSGSMAFIKRHVRTINIIGGALLIVMGVLMVSGAWRAMMLALQGVIDGTVTPL
- a CDS encoding cytochrome c biogenesis protein ResB — translated: MEPLRPSDHFDVAAPPQEPAGITQPKLGFVGYLRFFWRQLTSMRTALVLLLLLAVGAIPGSLVPQRTSDPNGVVQYEADHPDLFPVLDWFQMFDVYSSVWFSSIYLLLFISLIGCVIPRTKHHWQALKARPPKTPARLQRLAGYTTADTPTDAEAAIESARTLLRKQGYRVERYGLSVSAERGYLRETGNLVFHMALVGMLFAVGIISGFGYNGQKVIVEGQSFSNVLAGFDSFSPGRFFSESELVPYSISLDSFTAEYGIDHTTGAAVPLDYEASVTTTIKGEQPQSGSVKVNEPLGIAGNTAYLLGNGYAPIITVYDGAGEVAFSQAVPFLPQDANLTSVGVVKVPDSLPEQLGLVGFFYPWAADGHGGALASAHPEPGNPLLTLNVFTGDLGLNDGIPKSVYELNTDNLTQVAGGETDVAALELAPGESADLPDGLGRVEFTELRRFVSLDIHDDPSQGWVLGFAILIVGGLAAALFVPRRRMWVKATVAADGSTRLEYAALARGEDPTLEPAVGDFAAKHAENLERRMPS